In Salmo trutta chromosome 16, fSalTru1.1, whole genome shotgun sequence, a genomic segment contains:
- the LOC115150811 gene encoding RNA-binding protein 38 isoform X2 — MLLHQFGNGGLEVMHSTAVQKDTTFTKIFVGGLPYHTNDASLRKYFEAFGDIDEAVVITDRQTGKSRGYGFVTMTDRGSAERACKDPNPIIDGRKSNVNLAYIGAKPRNMQIGISIGVQPIHPALIQRQYGLAQQYVYPQAFIQPSLVLPSQVSSSAPYLDYSAAYAQYAQAAFEQYPYAASPGFLGYGYTPSPAAAPSQAPASVHQTLPTGAGPAPTFLQYAPQQHVQPDRMQ, encoded by the exons ATGCTTTTGCATCAGTTCGGGAACGGAGGCCTGGAAGTGATGCATTCTACAGCAGTTCAAAAAGACACTACTTTTACCAAAATTTTCGTGGGTGGTTTGCCCTACCACACTAACGATGCTTCCTTGAGAAAGTATTTTGAGGCCTTCGGAGACATCGACGAGGCGGTGGTGAtaacggacagacagacggggaaATCCAGAGGATATGGCTTT GTGACGATGACCGATCGGGGATCAGCAGAGAGGGCCTGTAAAGACCCCAACCCCATCATCGACGGGCGCAAGTCCAACGTGAACCTGGCTTACATTGGCGCCAAGCCCCGCAATATGCAGATAG GCATATCCATCGGAGTGCAACCTATTCACCCagcgctcatccagaggcagtatGG GTTGGCCCAGCAGTATGTGTATCCTCAAGCCTTCATCCAGCCCAGCCTGGTTCTCCCCTCTCAGGTGTCCTCCTCCGCCCCCTACCTGGACTACAGTGCTGCCTATGCCCAGTACGCCCAGGCAGCCTTTGAGCAGTACCCCTACGCTGCCTCCCCAGGGTTCCTGGGCTACGGCTACACCCCCAGCCCTGCAGCCGCCCCCTCCCAGGCCCCTGCCTCTGTCCACCAGACTCTCCCCACAGGGGCAGGCCCAGCCCCCACCTTCCTGCAGTATGCCCCCCAGCAGCATGTTCAGCCAGACCGCATGCAGTGA
- the LOC115150811 gene encoding RNA-binding protein 38 isoform X1: MLLHQFGNGGLEVMHSTAVQKDTTFTKIFVGGLPYHTNDASLRKYFEAFGDIDEAVVITDRQTGKSRGYGFVTMTDRGSAERACKDPNPIIDGRKSNVNLAYIGAKPRNMQIGEPTRGISIGVQPIHPALIQRQYGLAQQYVYPQAFIQPSLVLPSQVSSSAPYLDYSAAYAQYAQAAFEQYPYAASPGFLGYGYTPSPAAAPSQAPASVHQTLPTGAGPAPTFLQYAPQQHVQPDRMQ; the protein is encoded by the exons ATGCTTTTGCATCAGTTCGGGAACGGAGGCCTGGAAGTGATGCATTCTACAGCAGTTCAAAAAGACACTACTTTTACCAAAATTTTCGTGGGTGGTTTGCCCTACCACACTAACGATGCTTCCTTGAGAAAGTATTTTGAGGCCTTCGGAGACATCGACGAGGCGGTGGTGAtaacggacagacagacggggaaATCCAGAGGATATGGCTTT GTGACGATGACCGATCGGGGATCAGCAGAGAGGGCCTGTAAAGACCCCAACCCCATCATCGACGGGCGCAAGTCCAACGTGAACCTGGCTTACATTGGCGCCAAGCCCCGCAATATGCAGATAGGTGAGCCGACCAGGG GCATATCCATCGGAGTGCAACCTATTCACCCagcgctcatccagaggcagtatGG GTTGGCCCAGCAGTATGTGTATCCTCAAGCCTTCATCCAGCCCAGCCTGGTTCTCCCCTCTCAGGTGTCCTCCTCCGCCCCCTACCTGGACTACAGTGCTGCCTATGCCCAGTACGCCCAGGCAGCCTTTGAGCAGTACCCCTACGCTGCCTCCCCAGGGTTCCTGGGCTACGGCTACACCCCCAGCCCTGCAGCCGCCCCCTCCCAGGCCCCTGCCTCTGTCCACCAGACTCTCCCCACAGGGGCAGGCCCAGCCCCCACCTTCCTGCAGTATGCCCCCCAGCAGCATGTTCAGCCAGACCGCATGCAGTGA